A region from the Mustela erminea isolate mMusErm1 chromosome 2, mMusErm1.Pri, whole genome shotgun sequence genome encodes:
- the ZBTB49 gene encoding zinc finger and BTB domain-containing protein 49 isoform X2: protein MDSVATHSCHLLQQLHEQRIQGLLCDCMLVVKGVCFKAHKNVLAAFSQYFRSLFQNSSGQKSDVFHLDIKNGALPAEAHCAGSESYPPHLLQECPADVQQSQVLADSQAPPPPSVTLPHCAGEASKQAPDVLDSPCPELPFRQPSYYYKLRNLYSKHYYKQAAGPGHDRTAEQPRAFRTAADLGASDSQSCPSSHPECVLESSEHLPPHFLAPPLSDSAPDPELDSLCQPPTRQLRLKKAIHLKKLNFLKSQKSAERPSDAKPDDSLTKRVECAGANTTEKASSHGAEENEGEDLVHAEHFNCINETERPEEAAALEDQAQMLPSQRQYTCELCGKPFKHPSNLELHKRSHTGEKPFECNICGKHFSQAGNLQTHLRRHSGEKPYICEICGKRFAASGDVQRHIIIHSGEKPHLCDICGRGFSNFSNLKEHKKTHTADKVFTCDECGKSFNMQRKLVKHRIRHTGERPYSCPACGKCFGGSGDLRRHVRTHTGEKPYACDICGKCFTRSAVLRRHKKMHCRPDGAQDTLDGLAHAVEASDLDRSQSSDSFSQDMSVTLMPVAVKLSGHQAEDSVTEFDGHTASSFCKFRPTGQPPGVEEPEKLGLDPGQLTKPLRQPAQPPAYAYQDVAAAASEASLQPDGLSLGRSSLATLDNHCGDALGSRGATTPYRNSEGQFFSSMTLWGLAMKTLQNENELDQ from the exons ATGGACTCAGTGGCTACTCACAGCTGCCATCTCCTCCAGCAGCTGCATGAGCAGCGCATTCAAGGCCTGCTTTGTGACTGTATGTTGGTCGTGAAAGGAGTGTGCTTTAAAGCACATAAGAATGTTCTAGCAGCATTCAGTCAGTATTTTAG GAGCCTCTTTCAGAACTCTTCAGGCCAAAAAAGTGATGTTTTTCACTTGGATATTAAAAAT GGTGCTCTGCCTGCAGAAGCGCACTGTGCCGGCAGTGAAAGCTACCCTCCTCATTTGCTGCAGGAGTGTCCCGCCGATGTCCAGCAGAGTCAGGTTCTGGCTGACTCCCAAGCTCCCCCTCCGCCGTCTGTGACTCTCCCTCACTGTGCAGGCGAGGCATCCAAACAAGCGCCCGACGTGCTAGACAGCCCCTGCCCTGAGTTGCCTTTCAGACAGCCGAGTTACTACTACAAGCTCAGAAACTTGTATAGCAAGCACTACTACAAACAGGCTGCGGGTCCCGGCCATGACAGGACGGCTGAGCAGCCCCGCGCTTTCCGCACAGCCGCAGACCTCGGGGCCAGCGACAGCCAGTCTTGCCCCAGCAGTCACCCTGAATGTGTCCTGGAGTCTTCAGAGCACTTGCCTCCCCACTTCTTGGCCCCACCCTTGAGCGACTCAGCCCCAGACCCCGAGTTGGACAGCCTGTGCCAGCCGCCCACCAGACAGCTGAGGCTCAAAAAGGCCATTCACCTTAAGAAGCTAAATTTCCTTAAATCCCAGAAATCGGCAGAGCGGCCCTCCGATGCCAAGCCAGACGACAGCTTAACGAAGAGGGTAGAATGTGCTGGTGCAAATACTACAGAGAAAGCCAGCAGCCACGGTGCTGAAGAAAACGAAGGCGAAGACCTCGTCCATGCTGAGCATTTTAACTGCATTAACGAAACAGAGAGGCCCGAAGAGGCTGCCGCGCTGGAGGACCAGGCCCAGATGCTTCCGTCACAGAGACAGTACACGTGTGAATTGTGTGGGAAACCTTTTAAACACCCAAGCAATTTGGAGCTTCACAAACGGTCACATACAG GTGAGAAACCTTTTGAATGTAACATTTGTGGGAAACATTTCTCTCAG GCAGGTAACTTGCAGACTCACTTACGTCGGCATTCTGGTGAAAAACCGTACATCTGCGAGATCTGTGGAAAGAG GTTTGCAGCATCTGGTGATGTCCAGCGTCACATCATTATCCACTCGGGAGAGAAGCCACACTTGTGTGACATCTGTGGGCGAG GGTTCAGTAACTTCAGTAACTTGAAGGAGCACAAGAAGACGCACACGGCCGATAAAGTCTTCACCTGTGATGAGTGCGGCAAGTCCTTCAACATGCAGAGGAAGCTGGTAAAGCACCGGATTCGGCACACAGGGGAGCGGCCCTACAGCTGTCCTGCCTGCG GCAAGTGTTTCGGGGGCTCTGGTGACCTGCGCCGGCATGTGCGTACGCACACCGGGGAGAAGCCATATGCGTGTGACATCTGCGGCAAGTGCTTCACGCGCTCCGCAGTGCTCCGGCGGCACAAAAAGATGCACTGCCGGCCCGACGGGGCCCAGGACACGCTCGATGGGCTCGCTCACGCCGTCGAGGCCTCCGACCTGGACAGATCGCAGAGCTCAGACTCCTTTTCCCAGGACATGTCTGTGACTCTGATGCCCGTGGCAGTCAAGCTCTCCGGGCACCAAGCAGAGGATTCAGTGACAGAGTTTGACGGCCACACCGCCAGCTCCTTCTGCAAGTTCCGGCCCACGGGGCAGCCACCCGGAGTGGAAGAGCCGGAGAAGCTAGGGCTGGACCCTGGCCAGCTCACCAAGCCTCTGCGGCAGCCCGCACAGCCTCCGGCCTATGCCTACCAGGATGTGGCCGCTGCGGCCAGCGAGGCTTCGCTGCAGCCCGACGGCCTATCTCTGGGCCGCTCGTCCCTGGCCACACTGGACAACCACTGCGGTGATGCGCTGGGCAGCCGCGGGGCCACCACACCGTACAGGAACTCCGAAGGGCAGTTCTTCTCCAGCATGACACTCTGGGGGCTGGCCATGAAGACGCTGCAGAATGAAAACGAGCTAGACCAGTGA
- the ZBTB49 gene encoding zinc finger and BTB domain-containing protein 49 isoform X1: MDSVATHSCHLLQQLHEQRIQGLLCDCMLVVKGVCFKAHKNVLAAFSQYFRSLFQNSSGQKSDVFHLDIKNVSGIGQILDFMYTSHLDLNQDNIQVMLDTAQCLQVQNVLNLCHTFLKSATVEQLPGVACDSTFSLQGALPAEAHCAGSESYPPHLLQECPADVQQSQVLADSQAPPPPSVTLPHCAGEASKQAPDVLDSPCPELPFRQPSYYYKLRNLYSKHYYKQAAGPGHDRTAEQPRAFRTAADLGASDSQSCPSSHPECVLESSEHLPPHFLAPPLSDSAPDPELDSLCQPPTRQLRLKKAIHLKKLNFLKSQKSAERPSDAKPDDSLTKRVECAGANTTEKASSHGAEENEGEDLVHAEHFNCINETERPEEAAALEDQAQMLPSQRQYTCELCGKPFKHPSNLELHKRSHTGEKPFECNICGKHFSQAGNLQTHLRRHSGEKPYICEICGKRFAASGDVQRHIIIHSGEKPHLCDICGRGFSNFSNLKEHKKTHTADKVFTCDECGKSFNMQRKLVKHRIRHTGERPYSCPACGKCFGGSGDLRRHVRTHTGEKPYACDICGKCFTRSAVLRRHKKMHCRPDGAQDTLDGLAHAVEASDLDRSQSSDSFSQDMSVTLMPVAVKLSGHQAEDSVTEFDGHTASSFCKFRPTGQPPGVEEPEKLGLDPGQLTKPLRQPAQPPAYAYQDVAAAASEASLQPDGLSLGRSSLATLDNHCGDALGSRGATTPYRNSEGQFFSSMTLWGLAMKTLQNENELDQ, translated from the exons ATGGACTCAGTGGCTACTCACAGCTGCCATCTCCTCCAGCAGCTGCATGAGCAGCGCATTCAAGGCCTGCTTTGTGACTGTATGTTGGTCGTGAAAGGAGTGTGCTTTAAAGCACATAAGAATGTTCTAGCAGCATTCAGTCAGTATTTTAG GAGCCTCTTTCAGAACTCTTCAGGCCAAAAAAGTGATGTTTTTCACTTGGATATTAAAAATGTGAGTGGCATTGGGCAGATCCTGGACTTCATGTACACCTCTCACCTAGATCTTAACCAGGACAATATACAAGTAATGTTGGACACAGCCCAGTGTTTGCAAGTTCAGAATGTTCTGAATCTGtgtcacacatttttaaaatcagccaCTGTGGAGCAGCTCCCGGGCGTGGCTTGTGACAGCACGTTCTCCCTGCAGGGTGCTCTGCCTGCAGAAGCGCACTGTGCCGGCAGTGAAAGCTACCCTCCTCATTTGCTGCAGGAGTGTCCCGCCGATGTCCAGCAGAGTCAGGTTCTGGCTGACTCCCAAGCTCCCCCTCCGCCGTCTGTGACTCTCCCTCACTGTGCAGGCGAGGCATCCAAACAAGCGCCCGACGTGCTAGACAGCCCCTGCCCTGAGTTGCCTTTCAGACAGCCGAGTTACTACTACAAGCTCAGAAACTTGTATAGCAAGCACTACTACAAACAGGCTGCGGGTCCCGGCCATGACAGGACGGCTGAGCAGCCCCGCGCTTTCCGCACAGCCGCAGACCTCGGGGCCAGCGACAGCCAGTCTTGCCCCAGCAGTCACCCTGAATGTGTCCTGGAGTCTTCAGAGCACTTGCCTCCCCACTTCTTGGCCCCACCCTTGAGCGACTCAGCCCCAGACCCCGAGTTGGACAGCCTGTGCCAGCCGCCCACCAGACAGCTGAGGCTCAAAAAGGCCATTCACCTTAAGAAGCTAAATTTCCTTAAATCCCAGAAATCGGCAGAGCGGCCCTCCGATGCCAAGCCAGACGACAGCTTAACGAAGAGGGTAGAATGTGCTGGTGCAAATACTACAGAGAAAGCCAGCAGCCACGGTGCTGAAGAAAACGAAGGCGAAGACCTCGTCCATGCTGAGCATTTTAACTGCATTAACGAAACAGAGAGGCCCGAAGAGGCTGCCGCGCTGGAGGACCAGGCCCAGATGCTTCCGTCACAGAGACAGTACACGTGTGAATTGTGTGGGAAACCTTTTAAACACCCAAGCAATTTGGAGCTTCACAAACGGTCACATACAG GTGAGAAACCTTTTGAATGTAACATTTGTGGGAAACATTTCTCTCAG GCAGGTAACTTGCAGACTCACTTACGTCGGCATTCTGGTGAAAAACCGTACATCTGCGAGATCTGTGGAAAGAG GTTTGCAGCATCTGGTGATGTCCAGCGTCACATCATTATCCACTCGGGAGAGAAGCCACACTTGTGTGACATCTGTGGGCGAG GGTTCAGTAACTTCAGTAACTTGAAGGAGCACAAGAAGACGCACACGGCCGATAAAGTCTTCACCTGTGATGAGTGCGGCAAGTCCTTCAACATGCAGAGGAAGCTGGTAAAGCACCGGATTCGGCACACAGGGGAGCGGCCCTACAGCTGTCCTGCCTGCG GCAAGTGTTTCGGGGGCTCTGGTGACCTGCGCCGGCATGTGCGTACGCACACCGGGGAGAAGCCATATGCGTGTGACATCTGCGGCAAGTGCTTCACGCGCTCCGCAGTGCTCCGGCGGCACAAAAAGATGCACTGCCGGCCCGACGGGGCCCAGGACACGCTCGATGGGCTCGCTCACGCCGTCGAGGCCTCCGACCTGGACAGATCGCAGAGCTCAGACTCCTTTTCCCAGGACATGTCTGTGACTCTGATGCCCGTGGCAGTCAAGCTCTCCGGGCACCAAGCAGAGGATTCAGTGACAGAGTTTGACGGCCACACCGCCAGCTCCTTCTGCAAGTTCCGGCCCACGGGGCAGCCACCCGGAGTGGAAGAGCCGGAGAAGCTAGGGCTGGACCCTGGCCAGCTCACCAAGCCTCTGCGGCAGCCCGCACAGCCTCCGGCCTATGCCTACCAGGATGTGGCCGCTGCGGCCAGCGAGGCTTCGCTGCAGCCCGACGGCCTATCTCTGGGCCGCTCGTCCCTGGCCACACTGGACAACCACTGCGGTGATGCGCTGGGCAGCCGCGGGGCCACCACACCGTACAGGAACTCCGAAGGGCAGTTCTTCTCCAGCATGACACTCTGGGGGCTGGCCATGAAGACGCTGCAGAATGAAAACGAGCTAGACCAGTGA
- the ZBTB49 gene encoding zinc finger and BTB domain-containing protein 49 isoform X3: MYTSHLDLNQDNIQVMLDTAQCLQVQNVLNLCHTFLKSATVEQLPGVACDSTFSLQGALPAEAHCAGSESYPPHLLQECPADVQQSQVLADSQAPPPPSVTLPHCAGEASKQAPDVLDSPCPELPFRQPSYYYKLRNLYSKHYYKQAAGPGHDRTAEQPRAFRTAADLGASDSQSCPSSHPECVLESSEHLPPHFLAPPLSDSAPDPELDSLCQPPTRQLRLKKAIHLKKLNFLKSQKSAERPSDAKPDDSLTKRVECAGANTTEKASSHGAEENEGEDLVHAEHFNCINETERPEEAAALEDQAQMLPSQRQYTCELCGKPFKHPSNLELHKRSHTGEKPFECNICGKHFSQAGNLQTHLRRHSGEKPYICEICGKRFAASGDVQRHIIIHSGEKPHLCDICGRGFSNFSNLKEHKKTHTADKVFTCDECGKSFNMQRKLVKHRIRHTGERPYSCPACGKCFGGSGDLRRHVRTHTGEKPYACDICGKCFTRSAVLRRHKKMHCRPDGAQDTLDGLAHAVEASDLDRSQSSDSFSQDMSVTLMPVAVKLSGHQAEDSVTEFDGHTASSFCKFRPTGQPPGVEEPEKLGLDPGQLTKPLRQPAQPPAYAYQDVAAAASEASLQPDGLSLGRSSLATLDNHCGDALGSRGATTPYRNSEGQFFSSMTLWGLAMKTLQNENELDQ, from the exons ATGTACACCTCTCACCTAGATCTTAACCAGGACAATATACAAGTAATGTTGGACACAGCCCAGTGTTTGCAAGTTCAGAATGTTCTGAATCTGtgtcacacatttttaaaatcagccaCTGTGGAGCAGCTCCCGGGCGTGGCTTGTGACAGCACGTTCTCCCTGCAGGGTGCTCTGCCTGCAGAAGCGCACTGTGCCGGCAGTGAAAGCTACCCTCCTCATTTGCTGCAGGAGTGTCCCGCCGATGTCCAGCAGAGTCAGGTTCTGGCTGACTCCCAAGCTCCCCCTCCGCCGTCTGTGACTCTCCCTCACTGTGCAGGCGAGGCATCCAAACAAGCGCCCGACGTGCTAGACAGCCCCTGCCCTGAGTTGCCTTTCAGACAGCCGAGTTACTACTACAAGCTCAGAAACTTGTATAGCAAGCACTACTACAAACAGGCTGCGGGTCCCGGCCATGACAGGACGGCTGAGCAGCCCCGCGCTTTCCGCACAGCCGCAGACCTCGGGGCCAGCGACAGCCAGTCTTGCCCCAGCAGTCACCCTGAATGTGTCCTGGAGTCTTCAGAGCACTTGCCTCCCCACTTCTTGGCCCCACCCTTGAGCGACTCAGCCCCAGACCCCGAGTTGGACAGCCTGTGCCAGCCGCCCACCAGACAGCTGAGGCTCAAAAAGGCCATTCACCTTAAGAAGCTAAATTTCCTTAAATCCCAGAAATCGGCAGAGCGGCCCTCCGATGCCAAGCCAGACGACAGCTTAACGAAGAGGGTAGAATGTGCTGGTGCAAATACTACAGAGAAAGCCAGCAGCCACGGTGCTGAAGAAAACGAAGGCGAAGACCTCGTCCATGCTGAGCATTTTAACTGCATTAACGAAACAGAGAGGCCCGAAGAGGCTGCCGCGCTGGAGGACCAGGCCCAGATGCTTCCGTCACAGAGACAGTACACGTGTGAATTGTGTGGGAAACCTTTTAAACACCCAAGCAATTTGGAGCTTCACAAACGGTCACATACAG GTGAGAAACCTTTTGAATGTAACATTTGTGGGAAACATTTCTCTCAG GCAGGTAACTTGCAGACTCACTTACGTCGGCATTCTGGTGAAAAACCGTACATCTGCGAGATCTGTGGAAAGAG GTTTGCAGCATCTGGTGATGTCCAGCGTCACATCATTATCCACTCGGGAGAGAAGCCACACTTGTGTGACATCTGTGGGCGAG GGTTCAGTAACTTCAGTAACTTGAAGGAGCACAAGAAGACGCACACGGCCGATAAAGTCTTCACCTGTGATGAGTGCGGCAAGTCCTTCAACATGCAGAGGAAGCTGGTAAAGCACCGGATTCGGCACACAGGGGAGCGGCCCTACAGCTGTCCTGCCTGCG GCAAGTGTTTCGGGGGCTCTGGTGACCTGCGCCGGCATGTGCGTACGCACACCGGGGAGAAGCCATATGCGTGTGACATCTGCGGCAAGTGCTTCACGCGCTCCGCAGTGCTCCGGCGGCACAAAAAGATGCACTGCCGGCCCGACGGGGCCCAGGACACGCTCGATGGGCTCGCTCACGCCGTCGAGGCCTCCGACCTGGACAGATCGCAGAGCTCAGACTCCTTTTCCCAGGACATGTCTGTGACTCTGATGCCCGTGGCAGTCAAGCTCTCCGGGCACCAAGCAGAGGATTCAGTGACAGAGTTTGACGGCCACACCGCCAGCTCCTTCTGCAAGTTCCGGCCCACGGGGCAGCCACCCGGAGTGGAAGAGCCGGAGAAGCTAGGGCTGGACCCTGGCCAGCTCACCAAGCCTCTGCGGCAGCCCGCACAGCCTCCGGCCTATGCCTACCAGGATGTGGCCGCTGCGGCCAGCGAGGCTTCGCTGCAGCCCGACGGCCTATCTCTGGGCCGCTCGTCCCTGGCCACACTGGACAACCACTGCGGTGATGCGCTGGGCAGCCGCGGGGCCACCACACCGTACAGGAACTCCGAAGGGCAGTTCTTCTCCAGCATGACACTCTGGGGGCTGGCCATGAAGACGCTGCAGAATGAAAACGAGCTAGACCAGTGA